One stretch of Harmonia axyridis chromosome 1, icHarAxyr1.1, whole genome shotgun sequence DNA includes these proteins:
- the LOC123671333 gene encoding zinc finger SWIM domain-containing protein 5-like isoform X4: protein MDRQQLQKFVQYLISEHHTEVLPTAQKLADEILQQRSEINQIPGAPDPTAGASADDDHTWHLDEEQVCEQVKSYLSQGAYYNANKQLNSLFSKVREMLRAQDSNGARMLTLITDQFLSDPRLQMWKNQGTPMTDKCRQLWDQLGSLWVCIVLNPNCTNNEKQQWKALLEKWTRIDVCPPEDPDFRLQQVNHHSHRDSYRDRDRDRGYFHDRDRDRYADRERDRRDRRDRDRERERDRNRALYDSSESSDDDEDYSPVNKRLRTGGNSKSASLPRTIFHRALDGVGMSWDNMHLKNILYSDTYCSHVPDTTNLGSFNSQGQPLWNESIPLCAARVDSLKSHGHNEAALRLAVSVVRTMKQQQLVAQRRWHESQQSASSSSSSGSNSKTDASCKTTACTSRCNGFCNANACSTTSINAPVNTEMWVGHPLDPIGCLFDTLADASVLPDDHTRSPSFLEILGMDDDTIRPRYHHVPVVGSRDRSETYLTLAFEVALIGLGQQRIMPVGLYAQEKACKQQEQLILKLQDIEQDNSLVAVLRRQAIILLEGGPTSGLGIGIHPESIPMHTFARFMFLSLLNYYPDLAYEVGLRAMRLPILEEHEDSDDPLGGNPGNSLMMGRSPRWFTLGHIETQQCALSSTMLSAAKGEVLRLRTVLESSQRHIHSSSHLFRLAQDAFRFATPENGPRHPTLLSVAFELGLQVMRMTLSSLNWRRREMVRWLVTCATEVGMDALMSIMQNWYQFFTATEATGPVATTIMSHSTIMRLNLSFTQQEELSSCARNLALQCATKDPPNCALNALTLCENEALSFETAYQIVVDAASHIMTSSQLFTIARYMEHRGYPTRAYKLAMLAMKNVHLAYNQESHPAINDIHWACALSHSLGKNELSNMIPLLVKNVQCANVLSDILRRCSMTAPGMSCPHPAPLETGKHSSHSHRSRSCAPAAIKPLSYDRPPLRQLLEAAVSAYINTTHSRLTHISPRHYGDFIDFLTKARDTFLLAHDGHAQFTQLIENMKVAYKGKKKLMFLVKERFG, encoded by the exons ATGGACAGGCAACAATTACAAAAATTCGTACAGTACCTGATCTCAGAACACCACACAGAAGTGCTTCCGACAGCCCAAAAACTAGCTGATGAAATTCTTCAGCAAAGGTcggaaataaatcaaattcccGGAGCACCAGATCCAACAGCAGGAGCTTCGGCAGATGATGACCATACCTGGCATCTTGATGAGGAGCAAGTTTGTGAACAAGTTAAATCGTATCTCTCTCAAGGGGCTTACTACAATGCAAATAAACAgctcaattcattattttccaag gtCAGAGAAATGTTGAGGGCTCAAGATTCTAACGGTGCCAGAATGTTAACTTTGATAACTGACCAGTTCCTATCAGATCCTAGACTGCAGATGTGGAAAAATCAAGGCACTCCAATGACTGATAAATGTAGACAGCTTTGGGATCAGCTTG GTTCTTTATGGGTTTGTATAGTTCTGAATCCAAATTGtacaaataatgaaaaacaacaatggaaaGCATTATTAGAAAAATGGACTAGGATAGATGTGTGTCCTCCTGAAGATCCAGATTTTCGATTGCAACAAGTAAATCATCATTCACACAGAGATTCt TATAGGGATAGAGATCGTGACAGAGGCTACTTTCATGATAGAGATAGAGATAGGTATGCTGATAGAGAAAGAGATCGACGTGACAGGAGGGACAGAGATAGAGAGAGGGAGAGAGATAGGAATAGAGCTTTATACGATTCTTCTGAAAGTTCTGATGATGACGAAGACTACAGCCCAGTGAATAAAAGATTAAGGACAGGGGGTAATTCGAAGTCGGCTTCTTTGCCAAGAACAATATTTCATAGAGCATTGGATGGCGTAGGCATGTCTTGGGATAACATgcatttgaaaaatatcttgtATAGCGACACATACTGTTCCCATGTTCCGGACACAACTAATTTAGGAAGCTTTAACTCCCAGGGCCAACCACTTTGGAATG AATCTATTCCTTTATGTGCGGCCAGAGTGGATTCTTTGAAATCTCATGGACATAACGAAGCTGCCTTGAGGTTGGCAGTTTCTGTAGTAAGGACAATGAAACAACAACAACTAGTCGCACAAAGAAGGTGGCACGAAAGTCAGCAAAGTGCAAGTTCTAGCAGTAGTAGTGGTAGTAATAGTAAAACAGATGCAAGTTGTAAAACGACAGCTTGCACTTCTAGGTGCAATGGATTTTGCAATGCTAATGCATGTAGCACAACATCAATCAACGCTCCAGTGAACACAGAGATGTGGGTGGGACATCCGTTGGATCCTATTGGGTGCCTGTTTGATACTTTGGCAGACGCTTCAGTTCTTCCTGATGACCATACAAGATCGCCATCCTTTCTAG aaattttaggAATGGACGATGATACCATTAGGCCCAGATACCACCATGTGCCAGTGGTAGGCTCTAGGGACAGATCTGAAACTTACTTAACCCTCGCTTTCGAGGTAGCCCTAATCGGGTTAGGACAACAAAGGATAATGCCTGTAGGATTATATGCCCAG gagAAAGCTTGTAAACAGCAAGAACAATTGATACTAAAATTACAAGACATTGAACAAGACAACTCCTTGGTAGCTGTACTCAGAAGGCAAGCAATAATTCTTCTGGAAGGTGGCCCCACCAGCGGACTCGGCATTGGAATCCACCCGGAGAGCATACCAATGCATACTTTTGCACGTTTCATGTTCCTATCTTTATTGAACTATTATCCTGATTTGGCGTACGAAGTAGGATTGAGAGCTATGAGGTTACCAATCCTAGAAGAACACGAGGATTCTGATGACCCTTTAGGGGGTAACCCTGGGAATTCTTTGATGATGGGGAGGTCGCCGAGATGGTTCACTTTGGGACATATAGAGACTCAACAATGCGCTCTGAGTTCCACCATGCTGAGTGCTGCTAAag GTGAAGTTCTACGCTTACGAACTGTTCTCGAATCGTCCCAAAGGCATATTCACAGTTCGTCTCATCTGTTCCGACTCGCACAAGATGCCTTTCGTTTTGCAACACCCGAAAATGGACCCAGACACCCCACTCTGCTCAGTGTGGCTTTCGAATTAGGCCTTCAGGTAATGCGGATGACATTATCCTCTCTCAACTGGCGACGAAGGGAGATGGTCAGGTGGTTGGTTACTTGCGCCACCGAAGTTGGTATGGATGCGCTGATGTCGATTATGCAAAATTGGTATCAGTTCTTCACGGCTACAGAGGCGACAGGTCCGGTTGCCACGACGATCATGTCCCACAGTACTATTATGAGGCTCAATCTGAGCTTTACCCAACAGGAGGAGCTATCGAGCTGCGCCAGAAACCTGGCTTTGCAGTGTGCCACAAAA gaTCCACCAAATTGTGCCTTGAATGCCTTAACTCTTTGTGAGAATGAGGCTTTGTCTTTTGAGACAGCCTATCAGATTGTTGTGGATGCCGCTTCTCATATCATGACATCTTCTCAGTTGTTTACAATAGCAAGGTACATGGAACACCGAGGTTACCCTACAAGAGCATATAAGTTAGCCATGTTGGCTATGAAAAATGTACATTTAGCCTACAACCAG gaaagtcACCCTGCTATTAATGATATTCATTGGGCTTGTGCCTTGAGTCATTCGCTTGGCAAGAATGAGCTATCGAATATGATCCCACTACTTGTGAAAAATGTGCAATGTGCAAATGTTCTGTCTGATATATTAAGAAGGTGCAGTATGACCGCCCCTGGAATGTCTTGCCCACACCCTGCCCCCCTTGAAACAGGAAAGCATTCGAGCCATTCTCATAGAAGCAGAAGCTGTGCACCTGCTGCTATAAAACCTTTATCGTATGATAG GCCCCCTCTTCGTCAATTGCTGGAAGCTGCAGTCTCTGCCTACATAAATACGACACACTCAAGACTTACACATATATCTCCTAGACACTACGGCGATTTCATAGATTTTTTAACGAAGGCTCGAGACACATTTTTATTAGCCCATGACGGTCATGCCCAGTTCACGCAGTTAATAGAGAATATGAAAGTAGCCTACAAGGGTAAGAAAAAGCTAATGTTCCTAGTGAAGGAGCGTTTCGGCTGA